Proteins found in one Deinococcus sp. YIM 134068 genomic segment:
- a CDS encoding cobalamin biosynthesis protein, giving the protein MTAAVHELAVWPVRRESEALAGRLADELGAALHRPWQNAERQLTAFQTAFHTARAWVLIGAVGIAVRFLSGLPQSKHTDPAVVVLDDAARFAVALLGGHEGGANALAYRVARLTGAVPVVTTATEATRPLTLGVGCRRGVSEEQVEAAVLHALAARPLTGVREVATVDLKANEAGLLAFCKRHGLPLRVIAHADIEARPFVTQPSEWVQQNVGLPGVCEPCALIASPRGRLIVPKMALNGVTVAVVEDRLHLEVSA; this is encoded by the coding sequence GTGACCGCCGCCGTGCATGAGCTGGCCGTGTGGCCCGTGCGCCGCGAGTCCGAGGCGCTGGCCGGGCGTTTGGCGGACGAGCTGGGAGCGGCGCTGCACCGTCCCTGGCAGAATGCCGAGCGGCAGTTGACGGCCTTCCAGACGGCCTTTCACACTGCGCGGGCCTGGGTGCTGATTGGCGCGGTGGGCATCGCGGTCCGCTTCCTGTCCGGCCTGCCGCAGAGCAAGCACACCGACCCCGCCGTGGTCGTCCTCGACGACGCGGCCCGCTTCGCCGTCGCCCTGCTGGGGGGGCACGAGGGGGGCGCGAATGCCCTCGCCTACCGGGTCGCCCGCCTGACCGGGGCCGTGCCCGTCGTCACCACCGCCACCGAGGCCACACGCCCGCTGACGCTGGGGGTCGGCTGTCGGCGCGGCGTGAGTGAGGAACAGGTGGAGGCCGCCGTCCTGCACGCGCTGGCGGCCCGTCCCCTCACGGGCGTGCGCGAGGTCGCCACCGTGGACCTCAAGGCGAACGAGGCCGGACTCCTCGCCTTCTGCAAGCGCCACGGGTTGCCGCTGCGGGTGATCGCTCATGCGGACATAGAGGCCCGCCCCTTTGTTACCCAGCCGAGTGAGTGGGTGCAGCAGAACGTGGGCCTCCCCGGCGTCTGCGAACCCTGCGCCCTGATCGCCAGCCCGCGCGGGCGGCTGATCGTGCCCAAGATGGCGTTGAACGGAGTCACGGTCGCCGTCGTGGAGGACCGCCTACACCTGGAGGTGAGCGCGTGA
- a CDS encoding precorrin-8X methylmutase has translation MNDYAIILAAHGSRDPASAAQFGELVREVRALEPNRTITHGFLEFNTPTIDEAAREAVASGAREVVLVPGVLLAATHAKNDLPSELNALRREFPHVTFHYGAAMDLHPALLEVCRERLVGAEAGAADEVRRDETLLLLVGRGTTDPDANGDIHKLARFLEEGLGYGASAVCYSGTAKPDLPTGLARAARLGFARVVVLPYLLFEGVLSRRVRSAVEAAAQRWPGTEFLTAAPLGPHPKVARVFLERAREGVQGHGHMNCSLCKYRVGVVGYEAQVGEAQVGHHGAVRGLLAGGEAPKRKVVQHYEPHPIEAQSFEIIEGLRDWSAVDAADRYAMQRLVHTAGDPGIVEDLYFSPGATEAGVMAILRGLTVVTDVTMVQSGLKRQILAELGVRVWCGVHDAETHLLSREAGITRSAAGIRRAYEKFGNDCIVAIGDAPTAIFETVRLIRERRWRPGLVIGLPVGFVGTRESKAALRACLSVPRVTNAGTRGGSPWASSVVNALMIEAQNRLAAVSAAGAET, from the coding sequence ATGAACGATTACGCGATCATCCTCGCCGCGCACGGCAGCCGCGACCCGGCGAGCGCGGCGCAGTTCGGGGAGCTGGTGCGGGAGGTGAGGGCGCTGGAGCCGAACCGGACCATCACCCACGGCTTCCTCGAATTCAACACGCCCACCATCGACGAGGCGGCGCGGGAGGCGGTGGCGTCGGGGGCGCGCGAAGTCGTCCTCGTGCCCGGTGTCCTCCTCGCCGCCACGCACGCGAAGAACGACCTGCCGAGCGAGCTAAATGCCCTGCGCCGCGAGTTCCCGCACGTCACCTTCCACTACGGGGCGGCGATGGACCTCCACCCCGCGCTGCTGGAGGTGTGCCGCGAGCGGCTGGTCGGGGCCGAGGCGGGCGCAGCGGATGAGGTCCGGCGCGACGAGACGCTGCTCCTCCTCGTCGGGCGGGGCACCACCGACCCGGACGCGAACGGGGACATTCACAAGCTCGCCCGCTTTCTGGAGGAGGGGCTGGGGTATGGGGCGAGCGCGGTTTGCTACAGCGGTACAGCCAAACCTGATCTGCCTACCGGGCTGGCCCGCGCCGCGCGGCTGGGCTTCGCGCGGGTGGTCGTGCTGCCGTACCTCCTCTTCGAGGGGGTGCTCTCCCGCCGGGTGCGTTCGGCGGTGGAGGCCGCCGCGCAACGCTGGCCGGGCACGGAGTTCCTGACCGCCGCACCCCTGGGGCCGCATCCCAAAGTCGCGCGGGTGTTCCTCGAACGGGCGCGGGAGGGCGTGCAGGGCCACGGCCACATGAACTGCTCGCTGTGCAAGTACCGGGTGGGGGTCGTGGGCTACGAGGCGCAGGTCGGTGAGGCCCAGGTCGGGCACCACGGGGCGGTCCGGGGTCTGCTGGCGGGCGGGGAGGCACCTAAGCGGAAAGTCGTCCAGCACTACGAACCGCACCCCATCGAGGCGCAGTCCTTCGAGATCATCGAGGGGTTGCGCGACTGGTCGGCGGTGGACGCGGCGGACCGTTACGCCATGCAGCGCCTCGTCCACACGGCGGGCGACCCCGGCATCGTGGAGGACCTGTATTTCTCGCCGGGGGCGACGGAGGCGGGCGTCATGGCGATCCTGCGCGGCCTGACCGTCGTGACAGACGTGACGATGGTGCAGAGCGGCCTCAAGCGGCAGATTCTCGCGGAACTCGGCGTGCGGGTCTGGTGCGGCGTCCACGACGCGGAGACGCACCTCCTGAGCCGGGAGGCGGGCATCACCCGCTCGGCGGCGGGGATTCGTCGCGCTTACGAGAAGTTTGGGAACGACTGCATCGTGGCGATTGGGGATGCCCCCACCGCGATCTTCGAGACGGTGCGCCTCATCCGCGAGCGGCGTTGGCGGCCCGGTCTGGTGATCGGCCTGCCCGTGGGCTTCGTGGGCACGCGGGAGAGCAAGGCGGCCCTGCGCGCCTGCCTGAGCGTTCCCCGCGTCACGAACGCGGGCACGCGCGGCGGGAGTCCCTGGGCAAGTAGCGTGGTCAACGCGCTGATGATTGAGGCGCAAAACCGCCTCGCCGCCGTATCCGCTGCCGGGGCGGAGACGTGA
- the cobJ gene encoding precorrin-3B C(17)-methyltransferase, translating to MTGHLSLVSVGPGDLSLVPERARQALVEADVIVAYDLYLRWVAPLITSQEVLTPPLTQEKVRAQLAIQKAQEGKRVALVSSGDIGVYAMAGLVFEDLPEEPPFGVEVIPGITSATACASLLGSPLTHDFATLSLSDLLCPWEWIEERARHIAGADLACVLYNVQSKARREGVYRVLRLMLEHKRPDTVCGVVRNAYREDQEVRVTTLEALLGDEFDMLTTVVIGNRFTARKGRWMYTPRGYNDWRAEEATPTSQPEGTVWVFGGTRDGNALALRLAEEGERVTLSVASELGAQVAPKHPNLHVYDGPPGVEARRRALRGARAIVDATHPYAQAITAQLRELSAELNVPYLRLERASGLPEETTGLTLVDDIEQAAHAASQHGRVFLATGSKDLETFQRAAPEADVFVRLTPQPGVLERALSLGIRPERVCAMIGPFSREFNVAQWRAWKIGAVVTKDSGDVGGFTAKREAAQELGLPLIVVRRPAPVPGAFHTQDELISALQTLKEHA from the coding sequence GTGACCGGCCACCTCAGCCTCGTCTCCGTCGGGCCGGGCGACCTCTCGCTCGTGCCGGAGCGGGCGCGGCAAGCTCTCGTGGAGGCGGACGTGATCGTCGCCTACGACCTCTATCTGCGTTGGGTCGCGCCGCTGATTACGAGTCAAGAGGTGCTGACGCCGCCTCTCACGCAGGAGAAGGTGCGGGCACAACTCGCCATCCAGAAGGCGCAGGAGGGGAAGCGGGTCGCCCTCGTCAGCAGCGGTGACATCGGCGTGTATGCGATGGCGGGCTTGGTCTTCGAGGACCTGCCCGAAGAGCCGCCCTTCGGCGTGGAGGTCATCCCCGGCATCACGAGCGCGACCGCCTGCGCCAGCCTCCTCGGCTCGCCCCTCACGCACGATTTCGCCACCCTCAGCCTCTCGGACCTGCTGTGCCCGTGGGAGTGGATAGAGGAGCGGGCGCGGCACATCGCGGGGGCCGACCTCGCCTGCGTCCTCTACAACGTGCAGAGCAAGGCGAGGCGCGAGGGCGTCTACCGCGTCCTGCGCCTCATGCTGGAACACAAGCGCCCCGATACGGTCTGCGGTGTCGTCCGCAACGCCTACCGCGAGGATCAGGAGGTGCGCGTCACCACGTTGGAGGCGCTGCTCGGCGACGAGTTCGACATGCTGACCACAGTCGTGATCGGCAACCGCTTCACGGCGCGCAAGGGGCGGTGGATGTACACGCCGCGCGGCTACAACGACTGGCGGGCAGAGGAGGCGACCCCGACCTCCCAGCCCGAGGGCACCGTCTGGGTCTTCGGCGGCACCCGTGATGGGAATGCTCTGGCCCTGCGCCTCGCGGAAGAAGGCGAGCGCGTGACCCTCAGTGTCGCCTCCGAGCTGGGGGCACAGGTCGCGCCGAAGCATCCGAACTTGCACGTTTACGACGGCCCCCCCGGTGTGGAGGCCAGGCGGCGGGCATTGCGTGGAGCGCGGGCCATTGTGGACGCCACCCACCCCTACGCCCAGGCCATCACCGCGCAACTGCGGGAACTGAGCGCTGAGTTGAACGTCCCTTACCTCCGTTTGGAGCGGGCGAGCGGCTTGCCCGAGGAAACAACAGGGCTGACCCTGGTGGACGACATCGAGCAGGCTGCCCACGCCGCCTCCCAGCACGGGCGCGTCTTCCTGGCGACGGGCAGCAAAGACCTCGAAACGTTCCAACGCGCGGCTCCAGAGGCCGACGTGTTCGTGCGCTTGACTCCTCAACCCGGCGTCCTCGAACGTGCGTTGAGCCTCGGTATCCGGCCCGAGCGCGTCTGCGCGATGATCGGCCCCTTCTCCCGCGAGTTCAACGTGGCGCAGTGGCGGGCGTGGAAGATCGGCGCGGTCGTCACGAAGGACAGCGGCGACGTGGGAGGCTTCACCGCCAAGCGTGAGGCGGCGCAAGAACTTGGCCTGCCCCTGATCGTGGTGCGCCGTCCCGCGCCCGTGCCCGGTGCCTTCCACACCCAGGACGAATTGATTTCTGCCCTCCAGACCCTCAAGGAGCACGCGTGA
- the cobI gene encoding precorrin-2 C(20)-methyltransferase: MTPPGTFYGLGVGPGSYGLLPVAALEVLQKADLIYAPRSRVSEASVALTALRDLDFPRERVCEVEFNMDGDDARLSEHYAALAREIAAHQRAGRSVAYLTIGDAMTYSTLGYLVAALKREAPELPRRVLPGVTSYATAAALTGFSLGEGKERVLILPCPDDLNALRADILSHDVVVLMKVGRRMAGVLGLLSDLGILDHCALAHRLGLDGEVVLPSLNPAPDAGRLGYLSVVLIRKSSPRRFS, encoded by the coding sequence GTGACCCCGCCCGGCACCTTTTACGGCCTCGGCGTCGGTCCCGGCTCCTACGGCCTGCTCCCCGTCGCCGCGCTGGAAGTCCTGCAAAAGGCCGACCTCATCTACGCGCCGCGCTCGCGGGTGTCGGAGGCATCGGTGGCGCTGACCGCCCTGCGGGACCTTGACTTCCCCCGAGAGCGGGTCTGCGAGGTGGAGTTCAACATGGACGGCGACGACGCGCGGCTGAGCGAGCACTACGCCGCCCTCGCCCGCGAGATCGCCGCCCACCAGCGGGCCGGGCGGAGCGTCGCCTACCTGACCATCGGGGACGCGATGACGTACAGCACGCTGGGCTATCTCGTCGCCGCCTTGAAGCGCGAGGCCCCGGAGCTGCCCCGGCGTGTCCTCCCCGGCGTGACGAGCTACGCGACTGCCGCCGCCCTGACCGGCTTCAGCCTCGGAGAGGGCAAGGAGCGGGTGCTCATCCTGCCGTGCCCGGACGACCTGAACGCCCTGCGGGCCGACATCCTCTCCCACGATGTCGTCGTGCTGATGAAGGTGGGGCGGCGCATGGCGGGCGTGCTCGGCCTGCTGTCCGACCTCGGCATCCTCGACCACTGTGCCCTGGCGCACCGCCTGGGGCTGGACGGAGAAGTGGTGCTTCCTTCCCTGAACCCCGCCCCCGACGCGGGCCGCCTGGGCTATCTGAGCGTCGTCCTGATTCGCAAGTCATCCCCCCGGAGGTTTTCTTGA
- a CDS encoding CobW family GTP-binding protein, with protein MTTFRTPVTIVSGFLGSGKTTLLGNLLNQTHDRTLALIVNEFGEVSIDGPLLETREDGVELHDVHGGLLAYGGEGDAFRRTLHALRERRHTFDHVLIETSGLAVPTAVMVTLEEGEFSADFALDATLIVVDTPLLLAGAFSPDAGDEATRSAARVFDAQLEYADVAVLNKIDDLGDADLLQAEADVRWRAPRVRFLELAYGARLDTQLTLGLNLHGTRRSAAHHGPVSGAPDDLTAPLHDHTTLDGHSHGDLDAHVHSLSTHQHFHEHDPGWQSFRLTSDAAQNVPDLVRTVQNVARVFPVLRVKGFVRGEDGGRYAVQAVRSRVETHPAPAKAGATNELIFIGYHISRKKVIEALQGALPQRWA; from the coding sequence GTGACCACCTTCAGAACGCCCGTCACCATCGTCAGCGGTTTTCTCGGCAGCGGCAAGACGACCCTGCTCGGCAACCTCCTGAACCAGACGCACGACCGCACGCTCGCCCTGATCGTCAACGAGTTCGGCGAGGTCAGCATCGACGGCCCCCTGTTAGAGACGCGCGAGGACGGGGTGGAACTCCACGACGTTCACGGCGGCCTGCTCGCCTACGGGGGCGAGGGCGACGCCTTCCGCCGCACCCTGCACGCGCTGAGGGAACGCCGCCACACCTTCGACCACGTGCTGATCGAGACGAGCGGCCTCGCCGTGCCGACCGCCGTGATGGTCACGCTGGAGGAGGGCGAGTTCAGCGCCGACTTCGCCCTCGACGCCACATTGATCGTCGTGGACACGCCCCTGCTGCTCGCGGGTGCGTTCAGCCCGGACGCCGGGGACGAGGCGACCCGCAGCGCCGCCCGCGTCTTCGACGCCCAACTGGAATACGCGGATGTGGCGGTGCTGAACAAGATCGACGACCTGGGCGACGCCGACCTGCTTCAAGCTGAGGCGGACGTGCGCTGGCGTGCCCCCCGCGTGCGCTTCCTCGAACTCGCCTACGGGGCGCGGCTCGACACCCAGCTCACCCTCGGCCTGAACCTGCACGGCACGCGGCGGAGCGCGGCGCACCACGGCCCCGTCAGCGGCGCACCGGACGACCTCACGGCCCCGCTCCACGACCACACCACCCTCGACGGGCACTCGCACGGCGACCTCGACGCCCACGTTCACAGCCTCAGCACCCACCAGCACTTCCACGAGCACGACCCTGGCTGGCAGTCCTTCCGGCTGACGAGCGACGCGGCGCAGAATGTCCCCGACCTCGTGCGGACGGTGCAGAACGTGGCCCGCGTCTTTCCCGTCCTGCGCGTCAAGGGCTTCGTGCGGGGCGAGGACGGCGGGCGCTACGCGGTGCAGGCCGTCCGCTCGCGGGTGGAGACGCACCCGGCCCCCGCGAAGGCTGGGGCCACGAACGAACTCATCTTCATCGGCTACCACATCAGCCGCAAGAAGGTCATAGAGGCGCTGCAAGGGGCGCTTCCGCAGCGGTGGGCGTGA
- the cobM gene encoding precorrin-4 C(11)-methyltransferase translates to MKVYFIGAGPGAPDLITLRGARLLGACRLILYAGSLVPEAVLEHAHPDAERVNTAGLNLDEQVALYRRALEQGLDVARVHSGDPAIYGATAEQMRALRDLGISYEVVPGVSSFTACAAVLGAELTRPNVTQTIILTRASGRASPVPERENLRGLAEHGASLCVFLGGNQLPEIVADLLGTYGPEMPVALVQRASQPQERRHVSTLGRLLSEIRVSEWALTTMLIVSPALSEPEALETTSRLYDPAYAHRFRRAVKEGGEA, encoded by the coding sequence TTGAAGGTCTATTTCATCGGTGCCGGTCCCGGTGCCCCCGATCTCATCACCCTGCGCGGGGCGCGGCTCCTCGGGGCGTGTCGCCTCATCCTCTACGCCGGGTCCCTCGTGCCGGAGGCGGTGCTGGAACACGCGCACCCCGACGCCGAAAGAGTCAATACGGCGGGCCTGAATCTTGACGAGCAGGTGGCCCTGTACCGCCGCGCGTTGGAGCAGGGGTTGGACGTGGCCCGCGTCCACAGCGGCGACCCGGCCATCTACGGGGCGACCGCCGAGCAGATGCGTGCCCTGCGGGACCTGGGCATCAGCTACGAGGTCGTGCCCGGCGTGAGCAGCTTCACCGCCTGCGCCGCCGTACTGGGCGCGGAACTCACCCGCCCGAACGTCACGCAGACGATCATCCTCACCCGCGCCTCGGGCCGGGCGAGTCCGGTGCCGGAACGCGAGAACCTGCGCGGGCTGGCCGAACACGGCGCGAGCCTGTGCGTCTTCCTGGGCGGCAATCAGCTTCCCGAGATCGTGGCGGACCTGCTGGGCACCTACGGCCCCGAGATGCCCGTCGCCCTCGTGCAGCGGGCCAGCCAACCCCAGGAACGGCGGCACGTCAGCACCCTGGGCCGCCTCCTCTCCGAGATTCGGGTGAGCGAGTGGGCGCTGACCACCATGCTCATCGTCAGCCCGGCGTTGAGCGAGCCGGAGGCGTTGGAGACGACGAGCCGCCTGTACGACCCCGCGTACGCCCACCGCTTCCGCCGCGCCGTGAAGGAAGGGGGAGAGGCGTGA
- a CDS encoding HoxN/HupN/NixA family nickel/cobalt transporter, which produces MSAPTLPPVTARMTLARSAPYLLGVVALHVLALALLVPSALAEPLVWGLGLTAYLFGVRHAWDADHIAVIDNTVRKLLTLGRPAHGVGLFFSLGHSAVVLLMAIAAAVVGRALLGAQEEIGTFGSWVGPFVAGVYLLLVAGFNLRAAWRTLRRQDGGHHHGGLLARLIAPLTRLVTRQWQVLPLGFLMGLGFDTASEIALLALAGQAGQEGLGWAAILALPLLFGAGMTLFDTLNGAFMTHAYAWALDRPGAKRVYNLLITGLSGAVALVIGVVTLAQWAGEHFPAAGRALAAWQDVDVSPLGFGLAGLALVLFLSAQVWHRVRRERVT; this is translated from the coding sequence ATGAGCGCGCCGACTCTGCCGCCCGTCACGGCCCGGATGACCCTGGCCCGCAGCGCCCCCTATCTGCTGGGCGTGGTGGCCCTGCACGTTCTGGCACTGGCGCTCCTCGTGCCGTCGGCGCTCGCCGAGCCGCTGGTGTGGGGGCTGGGCCTGACTGCCTACCTCTTCGGGGTGCGGCACGCCTGGGACGCCGACCACATCGCGGTGATCGACAACACCGTCCGCAAGCTCCTGACGCTGGGCCGCCCCGCACACGGGGTCGGGCTGTTCTTCAGCCTGGGGCACTCGGCGGTCGTGCTGCTGATGGCGATTGCGGCGGCGGTGGTCGGGCGGGCGCTGCTGGGCGCTCAGGAGGAGATCGGCACCTTCGGGAGCTGGGTGGGGCCATTTGTGGCGGGCGTGTACCTGCTGCTCGTGGCGGGCTTCAACCTCCGCGCGGCGTGGCGGACCCTGCGGCGGCAGGACGGGGGCCACCACCACGGCGGTCTCCTCGCCCGGCTGATCGCGCCGCTGACCCGGCTCGTCACCCGGCAGTGGCAGGTCCTCCCGCTCGGCTTCCTGATGGGGCTGGGCTTCGACACGGCCTCCGAAATCGCCCTGCTTGCCCTTGCCGGACAGGCCGGGCAGGAGGGGCTGGGTTGGGCGGCGATTCTGGCCCTGCCGCTGCTCTTCGGGGCGGGGATGACCCTCTTCGACACCTTGAACGGCGCGTTCATGACCCACGCCTACGCCTGGGCGCTGGACCGTCCCGGAGCCAAGCGGGTCTACAACCTGCTGATTACCGGGCTGTCGGGGGCCGTGGCCCTCGTGATCGGCGTCGTCACCCTCGCGCAGTGGGCGGGCGAGCACTTCCCGGCGGCGGGCCGCGCCCTCGCCGCGTGGCAGGACGTGGACGTGTCGCCGCTGGGCTTCGGGCTGGCGGGCCTCGCGCTGGTGCTGTTTCTCTCGGCTCAGGTATGGCACCGGGTACGGCGGGAAAGGGTGACATGA
- the cbiD gene encoding cobalt-precorrin-5B (C(1))-methyltransferase CbiD: MTPPARLNLSLPAPNGLRRGFTTGSAATAALKAALLLLVHGEEPAEVEVTLPDGDFSLLLPVRNARLTDVGAYAEVVKDGGDDPDATHGATLWVTATPLPDPELPMTFHAGEGVGTVTAPGIRVPVGEPAINPVPREMMRWAAQEVAGHEAFAVTVGCVNGEAIARKTFNPRLGILGGVSILGTTGIVEPMSLEAYMASVEVYVRVAVHARPDAVVLTPGKLGRDYARAALNVPPQAIVQMSNFVGAALDALQEALEETGHPLPLLLVAGHPGKLAKVLNGDWNTHSQYSGMAMNAVARVAGGLGVDGPTVQALAEANTVDACVALLTGHERGAEVWAEIARQVAQTLHHRAANVRRVRVALFALDGAGLGEAEA, from the coding sequence ATGACCCCACCCGCCCGCCTCAATCTCAGCCTGCCCGCTCCCAACGGGCTGCGGCGCGGCTTCACGACGGGGAGCGCGGCGACGGCGGCGCTGAAAGCGGCCCTGCTCCTGCTTGTTCATGGCGAGGAGCCAGCCGAGGTGGAGGTCACGCTACCGGACGGGGACTTCAGCCTCCTCCTGCCCGTGCGGAACGCCCGCCTGACCGATGTGGGTGCCTATGCGGAAGTCGTCAAGGACGGCGGGGACGACCCGGACGCGACACATGGGGCGACCCTCTGGGTGACGGCCACGCCGCTCCCCGATCCAGAGCTTCCCATGACCTTCCACGCGGGGGAGGGTGTCGGCACCGTGACCGCACCCGGCATCCGCGTCCCCGTGGGCGAACCCGCCATCAACCCCGTTCCACGCGAGATGATGCGGTGGGCGGCGCAGGAGGTTGCGGGACACGAGGCGTTCGCGGTGACGGTGGGCTGCGTGAACGGCGAGGCCATCGCCCGCAAGACCTTCAACCCCCGGCTGGGCATCTTGGGCGGCGTCAGCATCCTGGGCACGACGGGCATCGTGGAGCCGATGAGCCTGGAGGCGTACATGGCCTCCGTGGAGGTCTACGTGCGTGTGGCCGTTCACGCCCGCCCTGACGCGGTGGTCCTCACGCCCGGCAAGCTGGGTCGGGACTACGCGCGGGCGGCGCTGAACGTACCCCCACAGGCCATCGTCCAGATGAGCAACTTCGTGGGGGCGGCGCTGGACGCGCTGCAAGAGGCGCTGGAGGAGACCGGGCACCCCCTTCCCCTCCTCCTCGTCGCCGGGCATCCGGGCAAGCTCGCCAAAGTGCTCAACGGCGACTGGAACACGCACAGCCAGTACAGCGGCATGGCGATGAACGCGGTGGCGCGGGTCGCTGGGGGGCTGGGTGTGGACGGGCCGACCGTACAAGCTCTGGCGGAGGCGAATACGGTGGATGCCTGCGTGGCTCTCCTCACCGGGCACGAACGCGGCGCGGAGGTGTGGGCGGAGATTGCCCGGCAGGTCGCACAGACTCTCCATCACCGTGCCGCCAACGTTCGGCGGGTCCGCGTCGCCCTCTTTGCCCTCGATGGCGCGGGGCTGGGGGAGGCGGAGGCGTGA